The window TGAAGAGGCGATCAAGCTTCTTCGTGCTGCGAGGAAAGTGGAGCGGGCCTCTAAGCATCTGCCTTTGTTCATTGCGATTGGGCTTCTCGCTGGGCAGCGCAAAAGGGCCATATTATCCCTTAAATGGGAAGACATCGACCTTGAGAACGGCAAGATTGATTGGAATCCGGTCGGCCGAAAGAGGACTAAAAAACGCCGGCCACGCACCCCGATTCCCCGTCGGTTGCTGAAATACCTCAAGAGGCGTCGCCGGGAGTTCCCCGAAGACCTGCACGTCTTGACCTATCAGGGCAAACCCCTCGACGATATCAAAACCAGCTTTGCCAAGGCAGTTATGTTGGCCGGTTTGCAAGCCGAAGGCGATAACAAAGTCATTCCACATACCATGCGCCACACTTGCGCGACTTGGCTAATGCAGCGAGGTGTCGATCGAGGACAGATCTGTGGTTTCCTAGGCATGACAGCGAAAACTCTTGAGGAGAATTACGGTCACCACCACCCAGATTTTCAAAGTGGGGCCCGGGACGCATTTTGACCCGGATAACTCCCGGATACAGGATAGAACAAAACTAGACTTTGTCACGCAAGCCGACACGAAAGGAGATTGATTTAAATGGATATTTTTGAATCAGTAGTCCTCCGAAGGCAGAGGCCACAGGTTCGAATCCTGTCGGGTGCGCCAGCCTTCTATCAGCGGTAATGTCTTGGTTCTCGTGTGAGGGAACGGCATTGCTGGGCGGGCTTGGCCCCTTTCGCTTGGTCGACACGGGTTCTCAGACAGCGCTCTTGATCATGGCGGCTCGGTGTCGGCGTCGCGGCTTGGTGCGTGCGCTGGGCCGGTTGTTCCCTTGCGTGTTGGACCGATCCGTCAGGCTACGTGGGATGCATCCGTCTTGGAGCTACTTCGGTTTTACCTCACCCCCATGCCTTCATAGCATGGCCCCAGACTGCTCAAGGCCATGGCAGCGGGATCGTCGCGACACGTGACTCGGGTTCCTGCGAGGGGGATGAAGAACCATGCTGTATGTTGAAGAGGCCGACCTGGCCTTCATCCATGTGCCCAAGAATGCAGGCCAGAGCATTCGTCGTGCAATCGGCGGCTGTGGCCGGCTTTCCTATGCCGCGATGGCCAGGGATCTGGGGGTCGACGAGCCAACGGCCGAGGGTCTGATGGAAGAGCCGGTGACCGGGCTCTCGGGGATGGTCGTGTCCCACGGGGTGGTGTAGGAAGGTTTCCCTGAGAGGGTGGCCACCGTCGATCTTCTGGTAGGGTTCGGATGCGAACTCGAACCTGGAGAAGAAGACGATGACCGACGACAGAATGGCCCTTGTTGAGCTGATTGAGCAAGGGGCTGATAGTGATTTGGTGCGTGAGATGCTGGCTTTCGCCGCCGAGCGCATGATGGATTTGGAGATCGAGGCGAAGACCGGTGCTCGCGCCGGCACGCGCAGCCCGGAGCGGCTCAACCACCGCAATGGCTACCGCGAGCGTGGGTGGGATACGCGCGCCGGGCGGATCGAACTGGCGATTCCGAAGCTGCGTAAAGGCAGCTACTTTCCCAGCTTCCTGGAACCGCGCCGCACCGCAGAGAAGGCTCTGGCGGCGGTGATCCAGGAGGCTTACGTCCACGGTGTCTCGACGCGCTCGGTCGATGATCTGGTAAAGGCTATGGGGGCCAGCGGTGTGTCGAAGAGCCAGGTCAGCCGCCTGGTCGCCGAGATCGACGAGCGGGTGAACGCCTTCCTCACGCGGCCGATCGAGGGCGAGTGGCCCTACCTGTGGATCGACGCCACCTACCTCAAGGTGCGTGAGGGCGGACGGATCGTCTCGATGGCGGCGATAATCGCCGTTGGTGTCAACACCGATGGCCGCCGCGAAGTGCTGGGCGTCGCCACCGGCCCTTCGGAGGCGGAGCCCTTCTGGAAAGCCTTCCTGCGCTCTCTGGCCGACCGAGGCCTGCGCGGAGTGAAGCTTGTCATCGCCGATGATCACAGGGCTGCGCGCCGCCGCGAGCAAGGTGTTCAGCGCCAGCCAACAGCGATGCCGGGTGCACTGGATGCGCAATGCGCTGGCCCATGCTGCGCCCAAGCAGCGGCCCGCCGTCATCGCCATGATCAAGACCATCTTCGCGCAGGAAACGGCCGAGGCGGCTCTCCAGCAGTGGGAACAGGTTGCCGATGCCCTGCGCGAGAAGTTCCCGAAGCTCGCCGACATGATGGACGCTTCGCGCGAGGACGTGCTCGCCTACATGACGTTCCCGAAGGACCACTGGGCGCAGATCGCCTCCACCAACCCGCTGGAAAGGGTGAATAAAGAGATCAAACGCCGCTCCGACGTCATCGGCATCTTCCCGAACGATGCCTCCGTCGTACGTCTCGTCGGCGCGCTGATGCTGGAGCAGAACGATGAGTGGGCGGTATCCCGACGCTACATGACGCTGGAAACCCTCGGCTCGGTGAGCCATAATCCAATCGTCAGCCTGCCAGCCCTGGCTGCCTGACCCGAACCCGGTCCTGCCGAGGATCGACGGTTCCTACACCACCCCACGGGACACGACCCTCGGGGATCGACACGGCGGTCCAGCCCGAACATGTGCCGCTGCCATTCTTGAAACTGGCTTTTCCTCATAGCTTTGAACGTCTGCAAGCGGCGAAGAGCTTCATCATGGTGCGTCCTCCTCGGGACCGCTTCCTCTCGGCCTTGCTGCAACGGATCCGCGAATATGGCGGGGCGGCGGCGTTGCGGGTGGACGATCCTCTCGTGGCGCAGGAAGCGCGCCGGATCTGCGACTGGCTTGAGGGACGCGGGCCCTTTTGCGACATGCCCTACATCCATTTCTCCCGGCAGATCGATTACGCTGAAATTGCAGGCGAAAGGATCGTTTCGGCGCTGTTCCCGCTTGAGCGGACGGATGCGCTCGTCGCCTGGGTCAAACGCGAGACCGGGTTGGAGCTTGATGTGGCCCATGACCATGCCCGGCGTGAACCCAAGGCCTGGGCAAGTTCGTTGCAGCCCGCCGTGCGCTTCATCGGCCGCAACCTCCTGCCCCAGACGCTCAAGAAGGCGATCTATCCCTTGTGGATGAACAGCGCGGCTTTTGCCAATGCGGCCAGCCGTTACGACGCAGTTCGTCTCGATCCGGATGTGGAGCGCTTCATTGCGGACTATTATGCTCCGGACGCCGCTCTCTACGCCGAGGCGCAGCGTTTTGCCCAGGATATCCTGCAGCCGGTCCGCATGGCCGGGTGAGGGCCATAGATAGAAGGGCCTTTCCAAGGGGCCATCGCCCCTTGACCCCGGAATGGGCGACCTCGCCTCTCTTGGCCAAGGAGGCATGCGGGACGTGAGGTTTCCAGTTCGGGGAGCCCGAGGGCGAGGGCCCTCGGATCTATTTCTTTCCCTGTTGTCCGTTATTCGCGTTTGTCCCGGTTCAACGGTTCAGGGACGTCCGGTCTTCGTATCGTCGAACTTGGAGCTGCCGAAGGTGGCCCAATCGGTGCCTTCCCCCGGCGGGGCGGGAAGTTCGGTCTCCACGTCCTCGGGCGCGCTGCAGCGGCGGAAGCGGCGGTGGATGTAGGCCTTTGCGATCATGTTCGCCGAGATCGGGGCGCTCAGGAACAGGAACAGGGTGATGAGCAGTTCGTGGCTCGACCATTCCTGGCTGTGCAGCGGAAACCAGGCCATCGAGGCCAGGAGAATGCCGCCAACACCCAGCGTCGTCGCCTTGGTAGGCCCGTGCAGGCGGGTCATCAGCGAGGGCAGGCGCGCCAGGCCCCAGCTGCCGATGAGCGCGAAGGCGCCGCCCAGCACGATCAGAAAAGCAATGAGCGCGTCGAGCAGGGTGGTCATGGTATCGCCGCCTGTCATTCCACGATGTCCCCGCGCAGGAGGAACTTGGTGTAGGCCACCGTGCTGACGAAGCCGACCATCGCCATCAGCAACGCCGCCTCGAAGAAGACCACGGTGTCCGCGAAGATGCCGAACAGCATGATGAAGGCGATCGCGTTGATGACCATGGTGTCGAGCGCGAGGATGCGGTCGGGCGCGGTCGGTCCCTTGAGCAGGCTCCACAGGTTGAGCAGCATGGCCAGCGCCACGCAGGCAAGTGCGATCTTGAGGGCGATGTCGATCACGCGAAGATCTCCATGAGGCGGCGTTCGTAGCGCTGCTTGATCTGGGCGATCTCGCCGTCCGGATCGTCGGTGTGCAGCGCATGGACGAGAAGGTGGCGCGCGTCGGTCGAGATGTCGACCGAGACGGTGCCCGGCGTCAGGCTGATCGTGCCCGCCAGCACCGTGATGGCTTCGGCCGATTGCAACTCGAGCGGGATCGAGAGCCAGGCCGGGCGCAGGTCCTTGTTACGCTTGAACAGGATCAGCCGCGCGACTTGGAAGTTGGCGACGACGATGTCGTAGAGCACCAGGAACAGGTAGCCCACGAGCGGCAGGCCCATGCGCAGCTTCGCGCGTTCCGGCCAGAAGGGGGCGCTGAAAAGGGGGACCAGCACCGCGAAGACGAGGCCCAGGATGGCCACTCCCAGGTTCAGGGAGTTGAACACGATCATCCACATGACCAGCAGCATGGCGGTCAGGCCGGGGTGCGGAAGGAGGCGATGGATCACGGGGCGTCTCCTTGCGCGGCCGGGCTCGGGGGCGAGGCGGTGCCCAGGACCGAGCGCAGGTAGAGCGGCGTGTCGAGAAGCTGCGCGGCGGTCCCTTGCGTGTAGCGCGTGGCCGGGCCGGCGAACACGGTGAGGCCGACCAGCAGGGCGAGCAGGAACAGGCAGGGCAAGGCCTGGACGAGGCGCGGCGGCTCGCGATCTTCGGGCAGCTCGGGCGTCTCATCGTGCTTCCAGAAGACGGTGCTGCCCGCCCGCGCGAGCGCGACCACGGCGATGAGGCTGGTGACGAGGATCACGCCCCAGATCCAGGCCGCGTGCGGGCTGACCAGCGCGGCATCGAGAATGAGAAGCTTGCCAAAGAAGCCCGACAGCGGGGGAAGACCCGCGAGCGCCACGCCACCTGCCAGGAACAGGAAGGCCAGGAGCGAGGCTCCCGCAAAGCGCGGGGTGGGCACGATGGCGTCGCCCTCCACGCCGCGCCAGCGCACGACCAGGTCCACCGTCAGGAACAGGAAGGCGGCCGCGAGGGTGGTGTGGGGCAGGTAGTAGAGCGCAGCGGCAAGGCCATCGCTGTCGAACAGGGCGATGGCGACGAGCAGCGTGCCGGTCGAGCCGATGAGACCGAAGGCGGCCATGTCGCGAAGGCCCCGTGCGGCGAGCATCCCGGCAAACCCCAGGGCAATGGTGCCGAGCGCTGCGGGCAGCAGGATCGGCTCGGCCACGTCCCCGAAGATCAGCGGCGTGGTGCGGATGATCGAGTAGGCGCCGACCTTGGTCATGATCGCGAACAGCGCGGCCACGGCGGGCGCGGTCGAGGAATAGGCGCGCGGCAGCCACAGGTGCAGCGGCAGCAGCGCGGCCTTGAGCGCGAAGACGGCGATGAGGACGAGCCCACCGGCCAGGAACAGCCCGCGGTCCCCTTGCGCCAGTTGCGCCCCGCGCGCGGCCATGTCGGCCATGTTGAGCGTGCCGGTCACCCCGTAGAGGATGCCAAGGCCGACCAGGAACAGGGTCGAGCCGGTAAGGTTGACGACGACGTACTGCACGCCTGAGGTCAGGCGGCGTGCGCCCTGTCCGTGCAGGATCAGGCCGTAGGAGGCGATCAGCAGGACCTCGAAGAAGACGAACAGGTTGAACAGGTCGCCGGTCAGGAAGGCGCCGTTGATGCCGAGCAGCTGGAACTGGAAGATCGGGTGGAAATTCCAGCCCTTGCGGTCAAGTTTGGTGAGCGCGGCGTGGGTCGCGACGGCAAAGCCGACGACCGAGGTCAGAAGCAGCATCCAGGCCGCGAGCTGGTCGAGCACGAGGACGATGCCGAACGGCGCGGGCCAGTCGCCCATGGCGTAGGGCGTGGGGTCGGACTGCGAGGCGCGCAGCAGCAGGGCCACCGCGATCAGCACTTGCAGCGCGGTCGAGCCGATGGAGATTCCGGCCGCGACCATGCGGCGGCGGCGGCGGAAGATGAGCGCCATCGTGCCCGCCAGCGAGGGCAGCATGATCGGCGCGGCAATCAGCGAGGCGGCCAGGTTGTCGGAAATCGAAAGGCTCACGGACGGGTTTCCCCCAGCATGTCGATCCGGTGGGCGTTGCGGCGCTTGATCCACTCGTCACGGTCGCCGTCGAGCGGGTCGATGGCGGGGTCGGGCTCGCCGTCGACCTGGTCGGTTCCGGTCTCGAGGAAGGTGCGCAGCGAGAGCACGACGACCAGCGCGCTCATCCCGAAGGAGATGACGATGGCGGTCAGCACCAGCGCCTGGGGCAGCGGGTCGGTGTAAGTGGCGGCCTCTTCGCTGAAGATCGGCGGGGCGCCCACTTTCAGGCGGCCGATGGCGAAGAGGAAGAGGTTGATCGCGTAGGAGAGCATCGTGACGCCCAGGACCACCGGGAAGGTGCGTCCGCGCAGCGAGAGGTAGATGCCCGCCCAGGTCAGCGCGCCGATGGCGGTGGCGATGAGGAATTCCATGCTCATGCGGGTGTCTCCCCGTTCGTTTCACGCAGTCTGGCGGGGTCGATGTCCATGGGGCCGGCCTCGGCGGCCTTGGTCCCTGTGTCTTCCTTGTTGGCGCGCACGGCGATGTGGCTCAGTTCGGCCAGCGCCAGCATCACCGCGCCGATGACGGTCATGCCCACGCCCACGTCGAAGGCCATGGCCGAGGCAAGCTCGAAATCGCCCAGGAGCGGCAGGTGGAAGTGGCCGAAGGCGCTGGTGAAGAGCGGCGCGCCGAAGACCAGCGAACCCAGCCCCGTCAGCGCGGCGATGGTGACGCCCAAGCCGATCAGGAGGTGCTCGTCGATGCGGCGCCGCGCGTCGGTCCACTCAAAGCCCGAGGCCATGTACTGCACCAGCATCGCGATCGAGGCGACCAGCCCTGCAATAAAGCCGCCGCCCGGCGCGTTGTGGCCGCGCAGGAAGATGTAGATGGCAACGATCGTGGCGAGCGGCAGCAGCACGCGCGCGGCCACCGCGAACATCATCGGGTGGCGTTCGGGCGAGCGGGGCAGCTCGGCGATCCAGGCGCGCAGGCGCTGGCCGGCGGCCCCGCGCGCGGCGGGCTGGAGCATCGCGAAGATGGTGAGCGCGGCAATTCCCAGCACGGTGATCTCGCCGAAGGTGTCGAAACCGCGGAAGTCGACCAGCGTCACGTTGACGACGTTGTGGCCGCCGCCGCCCGATACGCTGTTCTCCCAGTGGTAGGTCGAGATCGGATCGTTGGGCTCGCGCGTCATCACCGCCCAGGCCGCGAAGCCGACCGCGCCGCCCCCGGCAAGGCCGATCAGCGCATCGCGCAGGCGCAGCGGCATGCTGGAAATGCGCGACGGCTTCTTGGGCAGGAGGTTGAGCGCGAGCAGCATGAGCAGGATCGTCACCGTCTCGACCGAGATCTGCGTCAGCGCGAGGTCGGGCGCGGAGAGGTAGACGAAGGCAAGGCTGACGACGAGGCCGATCACCGAGATGAATACCAGCGTCAGGAAGCGCTGCTGCTGGGCGACCAGCACCGCAGCGATGCCCGAGAGCAGGAGGAGCCAGGCGACGATGGCGACAGGGTGGGCGGGCAGGGTCTCGTGCGTGCCGGGCGTGTACCCGCCCTGGACCATGCCGTAGGCGCCAAGCGCAATGGCCAGCGCGAAGAGGACCGCCAGCTGGCGCTGGAGCGAGCCGTTGTGGATGGTATCGGACACGACGCGGGCGGCCTGGACCAGTCGCGCGACAAGGCTTTCGAACAGGGCCTTGCCATCGGGCAGGTTGGCGACGTCCCAGCCCCGCTGGAGCCCGGCGTGGCGCCACAGCAGGAAGGCGCCCGCGGCGACCGCGACGACGCTCATGCCCAGCGCCGGGGTCAGCCCGTGCCAGAGTGCGGGGTGGAAGGTCGGCGCCCGCCCGCCCGTCACCGCGTCGATGGCCGGGACCATCAGCGCGCGGGTGAAGGTGTTGGGGGCAACGCCGACGAGGACGGTGAGGGCGACCAGCAGCGCGGACGGGGCCCACAGGCCCAGCGGCGGATCGTGGGGCTTGGCCGGATAGCTCTCGCGCTTGGGGCCAAGGTAGAGGTGGAAGATGTAGCGCAGCGAATAGGCGACCGAGAACGCGGCGGCGAGGACGGCAAGCATCGGCAGCAACCAGTCCTGGCCCGACCAGACGGTGTGCGCGGTCTCTTCCAGCATCATCTCCTTGGAGAGGAAGCCGCCGAGCGGGGGCAGGCCCGCCATCGAGGCGGCGGCCACGATGCCCAGCGTCGCGGTGATCGGCATGAGCGTGGCCAGGCCGCCCAGCTTGCGGATGTCGCGGGTGCCCGCCTCGTGGTCGACGATCCCGGCGTTCATGAACAGCGCGGCCTTGAACAGCGCGTGGTTGAGAAGGTGGAACAGCGCGGCCATCGCGGCTCCCGGCGTGCCAAAGCCCAGCAGCATCGTCATCAGGCCCAGATGGCTGACGGTCGAATAGGCCAGGATGCCCTTCAGGTCCTGCTTGAAGAAGCCGATGACGGCGGCCAGCAGCATGGTCACAAGGCCGGTGGTCGCGACGAGGGTGAACCAGATCTCGGTGCCGGCGAGGACCGGCCAGAGGCGCGCCATCAGGAAGACGCCCGCCTTTACCATGGTGGCCGAGTGCAGGTAGGCGCTCACCGGCGTGGGCGCGGCCATGGCGTGGGGCAGCCAGAAGTGGAACGGGAACTGCGCGGACTTGGTGAAGCAGCCCAGGAGGATGAGGACGAGCGCGGCCGGGTAGAGCGGCGAGGCCTGGATCGTCTCACCCCGGGCGAGGAGCGCGCCCAGCTCGTAGGTGCCCGCGATGTGGCCCAGCAGCAGCAGTCCGGCGATGAGGGCAAGCCCGCCCCCGCCGGTGACGGCGAGTGCCATGCGCGCGCCCTGGCGCCCTTCGGCCTTGTCGCTGCGAAAGCCGATGAGGAGGAAGGAGGACAGGCTCGTCAGCTCCCAGAAGACCAGCAGCAGCAGGATGTTGCCCGAAAGCGAAATGCCCACCATCGCGCCCTGGAACAGCAGCAGCAGCGAGAGGAAGCGCCCCAGCGCCTCGTCGCCCGGCAGGTAGAACCGGGCATAGATGACGATGAGGAGGCCAATCCCCAGGATCAGCCCGGTGAACAGGAACGCCAGCCCATCGAGGCGCAGCGAGAAGGCAAGGTCGAGCGCGGGCAGCCATTCGGCGCGGAACGCCTGGACCGAACCGGAAAGGATGTCCGGGGCCGTGCCGCCCAGCAGCCAGAGCCCGGCCAACACCGGGGCCAGCGCCACCAGGGTCTGTGCGTTGCGGCTCAGGCGGCCACCCGCGGCCAGCAGGAGACAACCGATGAACGGCAGGACGGCAATCAGGACCAGGTGCAAGAGTTTCCCCCTTGTTGCCGACCGGAACGGCAGCAATTGCGTAGGTGTTCAGCGATGGAGAGCCCGTTTCCCCGCTCAGGGCGCCGGACGCAAGCCCTAAGCGTCAACTTCCCGACATTCGCCCGGTTTCAGGAAGCTGGACAAACTCTTGTGCGCGCCTTGCGGGTTCTGGCGCACCCCGTCGAGGACGATGCGCAGGGCCAGCGCAAAGGCCTTGTCCTCGGGCATGGCCTTGGAACCGCGCGCCGCGCCCAGCATCTCGATGGCCATATAGAGCATGTCCGGGGTGAAGCCGTCATCGACCTGCCCGCAGCCGCGCGCGGTTTCGAGGAGGAGGTCGAGCATGCGTTCGTAGCGCGGACGCAGCCGCTCGGCGAAGGCCTGGATGCGGTCTTCATCGACGGTGCACAGCAGCGGGAAATGGATCGAGGCGGCCCGGCTCTGGCAGGTGAGGGCATCGACGAGGAGGGCCGGGTCGCCCGCGCGTGTCTCGATCGTCTGCAAGGCGTCCTCGATCTCGCCTTCGACCACCGCCATGATCAGTTCCGCGCGGTCGGCAAAGTGGCGGTAGAGTGTGCCACGTCCGCATCCGGCCTCCTCGATCACCGCCTGGAGTGGGGTGTCGGGGCCC is drawn from Novosphingobium decolorationis and contains these coding sequences:
- a CDS encoding tyrosine-type recombinase/integrase, producing the protein MSRPRGEPRLEIDRKNAKGFYYIYYTEGGRSREKSTFTRSRKEAELVRAEWLIGRERPRFRPDPSEVLVTDVLNYYMVKRLPKVADPERIKHATRPLLEFWKNRTLGEITEDTCQEYTEWRERAVETMRRELGVLAAACQKYSRDGMVSMATSVFKPAKQEGRIRWLRAEEAIKLLRAARKVERASKHLPLFIAIGLLAGQRKRAILSLKWEDIDLENGKIDWNPVGRKRTKKRRPRTPIPRRLLKYLKRRRREFPEDLHVLTYQGKPLDDIKTSFAKAVMLAGLQAEGDNKVIPHTMRHTCATWLMQRGVDRGQICGFLGMTAKTLEENYGHHHPDFQSGARDAF
- a CDS encoding K+/H+ antiporter subunit F, whose amino-acid sequence is MIDIALKIALACVALAMLLNLWSLLKGPTAPDRILALDTMVINAIAFIMLFGIFADTVVFFEAALLMAMVGFVSTVAYTKFLLRGDIVE
- a CDS encoding Na+/H+ antiporter subunit G; the encoded protein is MTTLLDALIAFLIVLGGAFALIGSWGLARLPSLMTRLHGPTKATTLGVGGILLASMAWFPLHSQEWSSHELLITLFLFLSAPISANMIAKAYIHRRFRRCSAPEDVETELPAPPGEGTDWATFGSSKFDDTKTGRP
- a CDS encoding TetR/AcrR family transcriptional regulator, which gives rise to MRADALEHRRRLIEAAAHVFASQGPDTPLQAVIEEAGCGRGTLYRHFADRAELIMAVVEGEIEDALQTIETRAGDPALLVDALTCQSRAASIHFPLLCTVDEDRIQAFAERLRPRYERMLDLLLETARGCGQVDDGFTPDMLYMAIEMLGAARGSKAMPEDKAFALALRIVLDGVRQNPQGAHKSLSSFLKPGECREVDA
- a CDS encoding Na+/H+ antiporter subunit E, with translation MIHRLLPHPGLTAMLLVMWMIVFNSLNLGVAILGLVFAVLVPLFSAPFWPERAKLRMGLPLVGYLFLVLYDIVVANFQVARLILFKRNKDLRPAWLSIPLELQSAEAITVLAGTISLTPGTVSVDISTDARHLLVHALHTDDPDGEIAQIKQRYERRLMEIFA
- a CDS encoding monovalent cation/H+ antiporter subunit A, with product MHLVLIAVLPFIGCLLLAAGGRLSRNAQTLVALAPVLAGLWLLGGTAPDILSGSVQAFRAEWLPALDLAFSLRLDGLAFLFTGLILGIGLLIVIYARFYLPGDEALGRFLSLLLLFQGAMVGISLSGNILLLLVFWELTSLSSFLLIGFRSDKAEGRQGARMALAVTGGGGLALIAGLLLLGHIAGTYELGALLARGETIQASPLYPAALVLILLGCFTKSAQFPFHFWLPHAMAAPTPVSAYLHSATMVKAGVFLMARLWPVLAGTEIWFTLVATTGLVTMLLAAVIGFFKQDLKGILAYSTVSHLGLMTMLLGFGTPGAAMAALFHLLNHALFKAALFMNAGIVDHEAGTRDIRKLGGLATLMPITATLGIVAAASMAGLPPLGGFLSKEMMLEETAHTVWSGQDWLLPMLAVLAAAFSVAYSLRYIFHLYLGPKRESYPAKPHDPPLGLWAPSALLVALTVLVGVAPNTFTRALMVPAIDAVTGGRAPTFHPALWHGLTPALGMSVVAVAAGAFLLWRHAGLQRGWDVANLPDGKALFESLVARLVQAARVVSDTIHNGSLQRQLAVLFALAIALGAYGMVQGGYTPGTHETLPAHPVAIVAWLLLLSGIAAVLVAQQQRFLTLVFISVIGLVVSLAFVYLSAPDLALTQISVETVTILLMLLALNLLPKKPSRISSMPLRLRDALIGLAGGGAVGFAAWAVMTREPNDPISTYHWENSVSGGGGHNVVNVTLVDFRGFDTFGEITVLGIAALTIFAMLQPAARGAAGQRLRAWIAELPRSPERHPMMFAVAARVLLPLATIVAIYIFLRGHNAPGGGFIAGLVASIAMLVQYMASGFEWTDARRRIDEHLLIGLGVTIAALTGLGSLVFGAPLFTSAFGHFHLPLLGDFELASAMAFDVGVGMTVIGAVMLALAELSHIAVRANKEDTGTKAAEAGPMDIDPARLRETNGETPA
- a CDS encoding monovalent cation/H+ antiporter subunit D, which translates into the protein MSLSISDNLAASLIAAPIMLPSLAGTMALIFRRRRRMVAAGISIGSTALQVLIAVALLLRASQSDPTPYAMGDWPAPFGIVLVLDQLAAWMLLLTSVVGFAVATHAALTKLDRKGWNFHPIFQFQLLGINGAFLTGDLFNLFVFFEVLLIASYGLILHGQGARRLTSGVQYVVVNLTGSTLFLVGLGILYGVTGTLNMADMAARGAQLAQGDRGLFLAGGLVLIAVFALKAALLPLHLWLPRAYSSTAPAVAALFAIMTKVGAYSIIRTTPLIFGDVAEPILLPAALGTIALGFAGMLAARGLRDMAAFGLIGSTGTLLVAIALFDSDGLAAALYYLPHTTLAAAFLFLTVDLVVRWRGVEGDAIVPTPRFAGASLLAFLFLAGGVALAGLPPLSGFFGKLLILDAALVSPHAAWIWGVILVTSLIAVVALARAGSTVFWKHDETPELPEDREPPRLVQALPCLFLLALLVGLTVFAGPATRYTQGTAAQLLDTPLYLRSVLGTASPPSPAAQGDAP
- a CDS encoding Na+/H+ antiporter subunit C: MEFLIATAIGALTWAGIYLSLRGRTFPVVLGVTMLSYAINLFLFAIGRLKVGAPPIFSEEAATYTDPLPQALVLTAIVISFGMSALVVVLSLRTFLETGTDQVDGEPDPAIDPLDGDRDEWIKRRNAHRIDMLGETRP